The following proteins are encoded in a genomic region of Anabas testudineus chromosome 13, fAnaTes1.2, whole genome shotgun sequence:
- the phldb1b gene encoding pleckstrin homology-like domain family B member 1 isoform X2 — translation MEAMRLLDSWGKDLHVSQGAVDSSVDMDRLNRNMPECGRQTHQVLQSTPLDLIETGKGLKFQAERPHLVSLGSGRLSTAITLLPLPEGRTTVGHGHMDITIQGPGVAAQHCFIENRSGVITLHPCGNLCAVDGLQVTKPVRLSQGCMLCFGQSAFFRFNHPEEALKMKSMMPQGASVSTVDYRLCPDTESLVNGNHQANPAQSSPAPGERVQSEHSAIVSSIEKDLQDIMDSLAMDDPQPCSSEAKKPPGGQSIPHSPLSPMVNGGGRYLLSPPTSPGAMSVGSSYENTSPPFSPLSSPSAASSGSFTSPSPSGGPQDQSSSLPPVPVRSSSYNFTSQPPPVPQPRTILPNFSSSGAGQKVQESPRLPRKFLSETPPSPKPSRRGLGQDGSESPRQTSFLSSNESLTSRNIVPSSPRLTPKFSTCSSPSPSSPRTKTATVLQERPASPFREQASLSDRSLTSSPSRQLSQPTRAFQPPLDPIVHIIQGSPLQQHSRSLQPPESPRLARRNLEMNGSSGTSSSMRELPPLSPSLARRGIPVLPGALPGTVPNLRTPDSPSGLSKLVPESPRLRRKSGSTSEEPMCSRGIRARSPSPTSMMMEGSGGGSAGARKANFGNSLSPAYSLGSLPGSSPVGSPRTHRKMSAGRPHPGMRERKNSITEISDNEDELLEYHRRQREERLREQEMERLERQRLETILNLCAEYNKGENADLDPLVSGRTGLADGSGRRPSMDNVLGGILSSPAVHLAHRQRENDEENLKEECSSTESTHQEVRTSPAPSTASALHNGDRQHEDSSPGSAGCLELGYLEEERVSVLTRIDELKARLTELDQQLRESKQEAEMECALLQGERQAELEQMETETHIITQLQHKLDELENAIQREKDKERANVEAERRALQSLQEGYAELKNQLHNCPESLREQLQEQLKRDGEVLEAGTKKFEDLEFQQLEKESSLEEERETISQQLLQERAQYHSSVAKRKEKVSSLENQANQLGLQASQECERLAKDRTLTLQMLQKEKERLSALEKKYHSLTGGKGFPKSPTAMREYQSESSRPHLPMLDLEQWYQELMVGSSQHCPPPLPAKCLSGRRPVLQVFRSKLDSDPGLSLHQHKSGSSSPLQHGAATLGRNTSSKSPLLVASRTGSLPRNLAATLQDIETKRQLALQQKEPQTSRQITIEESSSGQQVIEEQRRRLAELKQRAAAEAQCQWEALHGSQPHLMTSLSSSPSYSPVMAYSPALSHSSVGHPPLVHHSILHHQPPSAGEQPYDTLSLESSDSMDTSVSTGNNSACSPDNMFSVMGMDALKIEEMEKMLKEAQLEKARLIESRERESLARRQMLEEERRRREEAEKRLQDETFHRQQLVEKEVKMRAKNFSQARPMTRYLPIRKEEFDLRSHVESSGHSVDTCYHVILNEKMCKGYLVKMGGKIKSWKKRWFVFDRLKRTFSYYVDKHETKLKGVIYFQAIEEVYYDHLRSATKSPNPSLTFCVKTHDRLYYMVAPSAEAMRIWMDVIVTGAEGYTQFMN, via the exons GCTGTATGCTGTGTTTTGGCCAATCGGCTTTCTTCCGATTCAACCACCCCGAAGAGGCCTTGAAGATGAAGAGCATGATGCCCCAGGGAGCAAGTGTCTCCACTGTGGACTACAGACTGTGTCCAG acacagagagttTGGTCAATGGGAATCACCAGGCCAATCCAGCTCAGTCTTCCCCAGCTCCTGGAGAGAGAGTCCAGTCTGAGCACAGTGCAATCGTCAGCTCTATTGAGAAGGACCTACAGGACATCATGGACTCCTTAGCCATGGATGACCCCCAGCCTTGTTCCTCTGAGGCCAAAAAGCCCCCCGGAGGCCAGTCCATTCCCCACTCCCCTCTGTCGCCCATGGTCAATGGAGGGGGCCGGTACCTGCTGTCCCCACCTACTAGCCCTGGGGCCATGTCTGTTGGTTCCAGTTATGAAAACACATCGCCGcccttttcccccctctcttcACCCTCAGCAGCCAGCAGTGGGAGCTTTACCAGCCCATCTCCTAGTGGAGGACCCCAGGACCAGAGTTCTTCTCTACCGCCAGTGCCTGTACGCTCCTCTAGCTACAACTTCACCTCCCAGCCTCCGCCTGTACCCCAGCCTCGGACCATACTGCCTAACTTCAGCAGCAGTGGGGCAGGTCAGAAGGTTCAGGAAAGCCCCCGGCTTCCGAGGAAGTTCTTATCAGAGACTCCTCCAAGCCCCAAGCCGAGCCGCAGAGGTCTAGGCCAAGATGGGTCTGAGAGCCCTCGACAGacttcttttctgtcctctaaTGAGTCTCTCACTAGTAGAAACATTGTGCCAAGTAGCCCCAGACTAACTCCTAAATTTTCTACCTGTTCATCCCCCTCGCCTTCCAGTCCCAGGACCAAGACAGCCACAGTGCTCCAGGAAAGACCTGCCAGCCCCTTTAGAGAGCAGGCCAGTCTTTCTGATCGCTCACTTACCTCAAGTCCCTCCAGACAGCTTTCCCAACCCACCAGAGCCTTTCAGCCTCCTTTAGACCCCATTGTCCACATCATCCAAGGGTCGCCACTTCAGCAGCATTCACGTTCACTGCAACCCCCAGAAAGTCCTCGGTTGGCCAGGAGAAACCTGGAGATGAATGGAAGTAGCGGAACAAGCAGTAGTATGAGAGAGCTGCCCCCACTTAGCCCCTCTTTGGCCCGGAGAGGGATCCCGGTACTCCCAGGGGCACTACCAGGGACAGTCCCCAACTTGAGGACTCCAGATAGTCCCTCAGGTCTCAGCAAACTTGTTCCAGAGAGTCCCAGGCTTCGACGCAAGAGCGGATCAACATCAGAGGAACCAATGTGCAGTAGGGGGATCAGAGCCCGCAGTCCATCACCTACTTCTATGATGATGGAGGgcagtggtggtggtagtgCTGGGGCACGCAAGGCAAACTTTGGAAATTCCTTGTCTCCTGCTTACAGTCTAGGCTCCCTGCCTGGCTCATCCCCTGTAGGTAGCCCCAGGACGCACAGGAAGATGTCTGCAGGGAGACCCCATCCTGGcatgagggagagaaagaacagCATCACGGAGATCAGTGACAATGAAGACGAACTGCTGGAGTACCACCGgcgacagagagaggagaggcttcgagagcaggagatggagagaCTG GAGAGACAGCGACTAGAGACCATCCTAAACCTCTGTGCTGAATACAACAAAGGAGAGAATGCAGACCTGGACCCCCTAGTCTCAGGGAGGACGGGGCTGGCAGATGGCTCTGGGCGGCGACCCTCCATGGACAATGTCCTGGGAGGAATACTGTCCTCACCTGCTGTCCACCTGGcgcacagacagagggagaacgACGAGGAGAATCTGAAAGAGGAGTGTAGTAGCACAGAGAGCACTCATCAGGAGGTGAGGACATCTCCCGCTCCCAGCACAGCATCAGCACTGCACAATGGAGACAGACAG cATGAGGACTCCAGTCCAGGCAGTGCAGGTTGTCTGGAGCTGGGTTACCTGGAGGAGGAGCGGGTTAGTGTACTCACTCGTATCGATGAGCTCAAGGCCCGGCTGACTGAGCTGGACCAACAACTCCGGGAGTCAAAACAAGAG GCAGAGATGGAGTGTGCCTTGCTGCAGGGCGAGAGGCAGGCCGAGCTGGAGCAGATGGAGACTGAAACACATATCATCACCCAGCTGCAGCACAAGCTGGACGAACTGGAGAATGCTATTCAGAGGGAAAAGGACAAG GAGAGGGCAAATGTTGAGGCTGAGCGCCGGGCCTTGCAGAGCCTCCAGGAGGGCTACGCTGAGCTGAAGAACCAGCTTCATAATTGTCCCGAGTCTCTGCGGGAACAGTTGCAGGAACAGCTCAAAAGG GACGGAGAGGTGCTGGAAGCAGGAACCAAAAAGTTTGAGGACCTTGAGTTTCAGCAGCTTGAGAAAGAAAGCAGCTTAGAGGAGGAACGAGAAACAATcagccagcagctgctgcaggagagagCACAGTACCACAGCAGTGTTGCCAAGAGGAAG GAGAAGGTGTCTTCTCTGGAGAACCAGGCCAACCAACTTGGCCTGCAGGCATCTCAGGAGTGTGAGCGACTAGCCAAAGACAGAACCCTCACACTACAAATGCTACAAAAG GAGAAGGAGAGACTGTCTGCTCTGGAGAAGAAATACCACAGCCTGACTGGGGGAAAAGGCTTCCCCAAATCCCCCACTGCAATGAGAGAG TACCAGTCTGAGAGTAGCCGGCCTCACCTCCCCATGCTTGATTTAGAGCAGTGGTACCAGGAGCTGATGGTCGGCTCCAGCCAGcactgtcctcctcctctgccagcAAAGTGTCTCTCAGGCCGCAGGCCTGTGCTGCAG GTGTTCCGCTCCAAACTAGACAGTGATCCAGGTCTCTCTCTTCATCAACATAAATCAGGCTCATCATCCCCTCTACAGCATGGAGCAGCGACACTGGGACGCAACACAAGCTCCAAG AGCCCCCTGCTGGTGGCCAGTCGGACAGGCAGTTTGCCTAGGAACCTGGCTGCAACCCTGCAGGATATCGAGACCAAGCGACAGCTCGCTCTGCAGCAGAAAG AGCCCCAGACTTCCAGACAGATCACCATAGAGGAAAGCTCATCAG GTCAGCAGGTGATAGAAGAGCAACGTCGCCGTCTGGCCGAGCTcaagcagagagcagcagcagaggctcAGTGCCAATGGGAGGCACTCCACGGCTCCCAGCCCCACCTCATGACCTCGCTCTCCTCATCGCCTTCCTACTCCCCCGTCATGGCCTACAGCCCCGCACTGAGCCATAGTTCTGTGGGGCACCCTCCTCTGGTTCATCACTCCATCCTGCACCACCAGCCTCCGTCAGCTGGAGAACAGCCTTATGACACACTCAGCCTGGAGAGCTCAGACAGCATGGACACCAGCGTGTCCACTGGGAACAACTCTGCCTGCTCGCCAGACAACATGTTCAG TGTCATGGGAATGGACGCACTGAAGAttgaagagatggagaaaatgcTGAAGGAGGCTCAGCTGGAGAAAGCCAGACTTATTGAATCGCGG GAACGAGAGAGCCTGGCTCGCCGTCagatgctggaggaggagaggaggagaagggaggaggcagagaaacgGCTGCAGGATGAAACTTTCCATCGGCAGCAGCTAGTGGAGAAGGAGGTCAAGATGAGGGCCAAGAACTTCTCTCAG GCCCGTCCCATGACTCGCTACCTGCCTATCAGGAAAGAGGAGTTCGACCTGCGCTCTCACGTTGAGTCGTCAGGCCACAGCGTGGACACCTGCTACCATGTCATCCTTAATGAGAAGATGTGCAAGGGCTACCTGGTCAAGATGGGAGGCAAGATCAAGTCCTGGAAGAAACGCTGGTTTGTCTTTGACCGCCTCAAAAGGACCTTCTCGTACTACGTCG ATAAACATGAGACCAAGCTGAAAGGTGTGATCTACTTCCAGGCGATAGAAGAGGTGTATTACGATCATCTCCGCAGTGCCACAAAG AGCCCCAACCCCTCACTGACCTTCTGTGTAAAGACACACGACCGCCTCTACTACATGGTGGCCCCCTCAGCAGAGGCCATGAGGATCTGGATGGATGTTATCGTCACAGGAGCAGAGGGATACACACAGTTCATGAACTAA
- the phldb1b gene encoding pleckstrin homology-like domain family B member 1 isoform X1, whose protein sequence is MEAMRLLDSWGKDLHVSQGAVDSSVDMDRLNRNMPECGRQTHQVLQSTPLDLIETGKGLKFQAERPHLVSLGSGRLSTAITLLPLPEGRTTVGHGHMDITIQGPGVAAQHCFIENRSGVITLHPCGNLCAVDGLQVTKPVRLSQGCMLCFGQSAFFRFNHPEEALKMKSMMPQGASVSTVDYRLCPDTESLVNGNHQANPAQSSPAPGERVQSEHSAIVSSIEKDLQDIMDSLAMDDPQPCSSEAKKPPGGQSIPHSPLSPMVNGGGRYLLSPPTSPGAMSVGSSYENTSPPFSPLSSPSAASSGSFTSPSPSGGPQDQSSSLPPVPVRSSSYNFTSQPPPVPQPRTILPNFSSSGAGQKVQESPRLPRKFLSETPPSPKPSRRGLGQDGSESPRQTSFLSSNESLTSRNIVPSSPRLTPKFSTCSSPSPSSPRTKTATVLQERPASPFREQASLSDRSLTSSPSRQLSQPTRAFQPPLDPIVHIIQGSPLQQHSRSLQPPESPRLARRNLEMNGSSGTSSSMRELPPLSPSLARRGIPVLPGALPGTVPNLRTPDSPSGLSKLVPESPRLRRKSGSTSEEPMCSRGIRARSPSPTSMMMEGSGGGSAGARKANFGNSLSPAYSLGSLPGSSPVGSPRTHRKMSAGRPHPGMRERKNSITEISDNEDELLEYHRRQREERLREQEMERLERQRLETILNLCAEYNKGENADLDPLVSGRTGLADGSGRRPSMDNVLGGILSSPAVHLAHRQRENDEENLKEECSSTESTHQEVRTSPAPSTASALHNGDRQHEDSSPGSAGCLELGYLEEERVSVLTRIDELKARLTELDQQLRESKQEAEMECALLQGERQAELEQMETETHIITQLQHKLDELENAIQREKDKERANVEAERRALQSLQEGYAELKNQLHNCPESLREQLQEQLKRDGEVLEAGTKKFEDLEFQQLEKESSLEEERETISQQLLQERAQYHSSVAKRKEKVSSLENQANQLGLQASQECERLAKDRTLTLQMLQKEKERLSALEKKYHSLTGGKGFPKSPTAMREYQSESSRPHLPMLDLEQWYQELMVGSSQHCPPPLPAKCLSGRRPVLQVFRSKLDSDPGLSLHQHKSGSSSPLQHGAATLGRNTSSKQSPLLVASRTGSLPRNLAATLQDIETKRQLALQQKEPQTSRQITIEESSSGQQVIEEQRRRLAELKQRAAAEAQCQWEALHGSQPHLMTSLSSSPSYSPVMAYSPALSHSSVGHPPLVHHSILHHQPPSAGEQPYDTLSLESSDSMDTSVSTGNNSACSPDNMFSVMGMDALKIEEMEKMLKEAQLEKARLIESRERESLARRQMLEEERRRREEAEKRLQDETFHRQQLVEKEVKMRAKNFSQARPMTRYLPIRKEEFDLRSHVESSGHSVDTCYHVILNEKMCKGYLVKMGGKIKSWKKRWFVFDRLKRTFSYYVDKHETKLKGVIYFQAIEEVYYDHLRSATKSPNPSLTFCVKTHDRLYYMVAPSAEAMRIWMDVIVTGAEGYTQFMN, encoded by the exons GCTGTATGCTGTGTTTTGGCCAATCGGCTTTCTTCCGATTCAACCACCCCGAAGAGGCCTTGAAGATGAAGAGCATGATGCCCCAGGGAGCAAGTGTCTCCACTGTGGACTACAGACTGTGTCCAG acacagagagttTGGTCAATGGGAATCACCAGGCCAATCCAGCTCAGTCTTCCCCAGCTCCTGGAGAGAGAGTCCAGTCTGAGCACAGTGCAATCGTCAGCTCTATTGAGAAGGACCTACAGGACATCATGGACTCCTTAGCCATGGATGACCCCCAGCCTTGTTCCTCTGAGGCCAAAAAGCCCCCCGGAGGCCAGTCCATTCCCCACTCCCCTCTGTCGCCCATGGTCAATGGAGGGGGCCGGTACCTGCTGTCCCCACCTACTAGCCCTGGGGCCATGTCTGTTGGTTCCAGTTATGAAAACACATCGCCGcccttttcccccctctcttcACCCTCAGCAGCCAGCAGTGGGAGCTTTACCAGCCCATCTCCTAGTGGAGGACCCCAGGACCAGAGTTCTTCTCTACCGCCAGTGCCTGTACGCTCCTCTAGCTACAACTTCACCTCCCAGCCTCCGCCTGTACCCCAGCCTCGGACCATACTGCCTAACTTCAGCAGCAGTGGGGCAGGTCAGAAGGTTCAGGAAAGCCCCCGGCTTCCGAGGAAGTTCTTATCAGAGACTCCTCCAAGCCCCAAGCCGAGCCGCAGAGGTCTAGGCCAAGATGGGTCTGAGAGCCCTCGACAGacttcttttctgtcctctaaTGAGTCTCTCACTAGTAGAAACATTGTGCCAAGTAGCCCCAGACTAACTCCTAAATTTTCTACCTGTTCATCCCCCTCGCCTTCCAGTCCCAGGACCAAGACAGCCACAGTGCTCCAGGAAAGACCTGCCAGCCCCTTTAGAGAGCAGGCCAGTCTTTCTGATCGCTCACTTACCTCAAGTCCCTCCAGACAGCTTTCCCAACCCACCAGAGCCTTTCAGCCTCCTTTAGACCCCATTGTCCACATCATCCAAGGGTCGCCACTTCAGCAGCATTCACGTTCACTGCAACCCCCAGAAAGTCCTCGGTTGGCCAGGAGAAACCTGGAGATGAATGGAAGTAGCGGAACAAGCAGTAGTATGAGAGAGCTGCCCCCACTTAGCCCCTCTTTGGCCCGGAGAGGGATCCCGGTACTCCCAGGGGCACTACCAGGGACAGTCCCCAACTTGAGGACTCCAGATAGTCCCTCAGGTCTCAGCAAACTTGTTCCAGAGAGTCCCAGGCTTCGACGCAAGAGCGGATCAACATCAGAGGAACCAATGTGCAGTAGGGGGATCAGAGCCCGCAGTCCATCACCTACTTCTATGATGATGGAGGgcagtggtggtggtagtgCTGGGGCACGCAAGGCAAACTTTGGAAATTCCTTGTCTCCTGCTTACAGTCTAGGCTCCCTGCCTGGCTCATCCCCTGTAGGTAGCCCCAGGACGCACAGGAAGATGTCTGCAGGGAGACCCCATCCTGGcatgagggagagaaagaacagCATCACGGAGATCAGTGACAATGAAGACGAACTGCTGGAGTACCACCGgcgacagagagaggagaggcttcgagagcaggagatggagagaCTG GAGAGACAGCGACTAGAGACCATCCTAAACCTCTGTGCTGAATACAACAAAGGAGAGAATGCAGACCTGGACCCCCTAGTCTCAGGGAGGACGGGGCTGGCAGATGGCTCTGGGCGGCGACCCTCCATGGACAATGTCCTGGGAGGAATACTGTCCTCACCTGCTGTCCACCTGGcgcacagacagagggagaacgACGAGGAGAATCTGAAAGAGGAGTGTAGTAGCACAGAGAGCACTCATCAGGAGGTGAGGACATCTCCCGCTCCCAGCACAGCATCAGCACTGCACAATGGAGACAGACAG cATGAGGACTCCAGTCCAGGCAGTGCAGGTTGTCTGGAGCTGGGTTACCTGGAGGAGGAGCGGGTTAGTGTACTCACTCGTATCGATGAGCTCAAGGCCCGGCTGACTGAGCTGGACCAACAACTCCGGGAGTCAAAACAAGAG GCAGAGATGGAGTGTGCCTTGCTGCAGGGCGAGAGGCAGGCCGAGCTGGAGCAGATGGAGACTGAAACACATATCATCACCCAGCTGCAGCACAAGCTGGACGAACTGGAGAATGCTATTCAGAGGGAAAAGGACAAG GAGAGGGCAAATGTTGAGGCTGAGCGCCGGGCCTTGCAGAGCCTCCAGGAGGGCTACGCTGAGCTGAAGAACCAGCTTCATAATTGTCCCGAGTCTCTGCGGGAACAGTTGCAGGAACAGCTCAAAAGG GACGGAGAGGTGCTGGAAGCAGGAACCAAAAAGTTTGAGGACCTTGAGTTTCAGCAGCTTGAGAAAGAAAGCAGCTTAGAGGAGGAACGAGAAACAATcagccagcagctgctgcaggagagagCACAGTACCACAGCAGTGTTGCCAAGAGGAAG GAGAAGGTGTCTTCTCTGGAGAACCAGGCCAACCAACTTGGCCTGCAGGCATCTCAGGAGTGTGAGCGACTAGCCAAAGACAGAACCCTCACACTACAAATGCTACAAAAG GAGAAGGAGAGACTGTCTGCTCTGGAGAAGAAATACCACAGCCTGACTGGGGGAAAAGGCTTCCCCAAATCCCCCACTGCAATGAGAGAG TACCAGTCTGAGAGTAGCCGGCCTCACCTCCCCATGCTTGATTTAGAGCAGTGGTACCAGGAGCTGATGGTCGGCTCCAGCCAGcactgtcctcctcctctgccagcAAAGTGTCTCTCAGGCCGCAGGCCTGTGCTGCAG GTGTTCCGCTCCAAACTAGACAGTGATCCAGGTCTCTCTCTTCATCAACATAAATCAGGCTCATCATCCCCTCTACAGCATGGAGCAGCGACACTGGGACGCAACACAAGCTCCAAG CAGAGCCCCCTGCTGGTGGCCAGTCGGACAGGCAGTTTGCCTAGGAACCTGGCTGCAACCCTGCAGGATATCGAGACCAAGCGACAGCTCGCTCTGCAGCAGAAAG AGCCCCAGACTTCCAGACAGATCACCATAGAGGAAAGCTCATCAG GTCAGCAGGTGATAGAAGAGCAACGTCGCCGTCTGGCCGAGCTcaagcagagagcagcagcagaggctcAGTGCCAATGGGAGGCACTCCACGGCTCCCAGCCCCACCTCATGACCTCGCTCTCCTCATCGCCTTCCTACTCCCCCGTCATGGCCTACAGCCCCGCACTGAGCCATAGTTCTGTGGGGCACCCTCCTCTGGTTCATCACTCCATCCTGCACCACCAGCCTCCGTCAGCTGGAGAACAGCCTTATGACACACTCAGCCTGGAGAGCTCAGACAGCATGGACACCAGCGTGTCCACTGGGAACAACTCTGCCTGCTCGCCAGACAACATGTTCAG TGTCATGGGAATGGACGCACTGAAGAttgaagagatggagaaaatgcTGAAGGAGGCTCAGCTGGAGAAAGCCAGACTTATTGAATCGCGG GAACGAGAGAGCCTGGCTCGCCGTCagatgctggaggaggagaggaggagaagggaggaggcagagaaacgGCTGCAGGATGAAACTTTCCATCGGCAGCAGCTAGTGGAGAAGGAGGTCAAGATGAGGGCCAAGAACTTCTCTCAG GCCCGTCCCATGACTCGCTACCTGCCTATCAGGAAAGAGGAGTTCGACCTGCGCTCTCACGTTGAGTCGTCAGGCCACAGCGTGGACACCTGCTACCATGTCATCCTTAATGAGAAGATGTGCAAGGGCTACCTGGTCAAGATGGGAGGCAAGATCAAGTCCTGGAAGAAACGCTGGTTTGTCTTTGACCGCCTCAAAAGGACCTTCTCGTACTACGTCG ATAAACATGAGACCAAGCTGAAAGGTGTGATCTACTTCCAGGCGATAGAAGAGGTGTATTACGATCATCTCCGCAGTGCCACAAAG AGCCCCAACCCCTCACTGACCTTCTGTGTAAAGACACACGACCGCCTCTACTACATGGTGGCCCCCTCAGCAGAGGCCATGAGGATCTGGATGGATGTTATCGTCACAGGAGCAGAGGGATACACACAGTTCATGAACTAA